From the Eremothecium cymbalariae DBVPG#7215 chromosome 6, complete sequence genome, one window contains:
- the LOG1 gene encoding Log1p (similar to Ashbya gossypii AEL175C), which yields MSNEVMRTDEPHEAAVGGGGSESLSFVKSVCVYCGSSFGNDPKYAEAARELGELFYGLKWKVVYGGGTTGLMGAIARSTMGADCDGYVHGIIPNALVTKERDEEGGDGGTHAAESMNTRLHQSVDNHKGVTPISVEYGKTTIVPDMHTRKSMMARESDAFVAMPGGYGTLEEVMECITWSQLGIHQKPVVIFNIDGFYDHLLAFIDHAIGEGFLSSKNGEIVQVASTPREVVEKIENYHVPDGRFNLKWADM from the coding sequence ATGTCAAACGAGGTCATGAGAACAGATGAGCCCCATGAAGCTGCTGTCggcggtggtggtagtgAGTCGTTGTCGTTTGTGAAGTCGGTTTGTGTTTATTGCGGGTCGTCTTTTGGGAACGATCCGAAGTATGCAGAAGCGGCTCGCGAGTTAGGGGAACTTTTCTACGGACTGAAGTGGAAGGTGGTGTATGGTGGGGGTACCACGGGACTTATGGGTGCAATAGCGCGGTCCACAATGGGAGCGGATTGCGATGGGTATGTGCATGGGATTATTCCCAATGCGTTGGTGACGAAGGAGAGGGATGAGGAGGGCGGTGATGGCGGCACGCATGCCGCCGAGTCGATGAATACGCGGTTGCACCAGTCAGTAGACAACCATAAAGGTGTTACTCCCATCAGCGTGGAATATGGCAAGACGACGATTGTGCCGGACATGCATACGCGGAAGTCGATGATGGCACGGGAGAGCGACGCGTTTGTGGCAATGCCAGGGGGGTACGGGACCCTAGAGGAAGTGATGGAGTGCATTACATGGTCGCAGCTGGGCATTCACCAGAAGCCGGTAGTGATATTCAACATCGACGGGTTCTACGATCATTTGTTAGCGTTCATAGACCATGCGATTGGAGAAGGGTTTCTCTCGAGTAAGAACGGGGAGATTGTGCAGGTTGCTTCTACTCCACGTGAAGTCGTGGAGAAGATCGAGAACTACCATGTTCCAGACGGAAGATTCAACCTAAAGTGGGCTGATATGTGA
- the BIT61 gene encoding Bit61p (similar to Ashbya gossypii AEL172W), whose product MELSRKRSITEVPIFSSKGNRKRDLSTCSEIIPRSSATSSQETTESKIKLELTPPDTPLTLSKIGFQSVLENTDLKRSRNSILSQGFGTDTGVYGQDKAMASYSRDHQLVESSRENISNSYPINPSTLSIELYVPKSNANLNNNTASQSSNISKGKSTIKQAAMKLFRIRPTTKGYQDSDTQSTPWTRVLHSQYGKHHKSYTTNNATNISKAVYSQSQGQVANISDASIKMVHEVNFDSNDIQMLQDLIKNIPSFEASFNQFTIQEQDALLGNIWGLYCNLILSMFKNERIWQLPAKIEDINRVLKFYIKLKQNGKVGCSGPKFLTEILDCLRASLYVLETQVLYSHSEDTIMNSALKRLCAIWGIFYKHAFSDAMTILAPLEVSFQNNPRYWLGVETGSLSTAQILYQMFRDVIVIPYYQTFLNYQGMRKNFQAYITEEDEKHGVSQTDKLTLLQCFGILASLNSRDMNQKIVDELLMGVRMSI is encoded by the coding sequence ATGGAGCTCAGCAGGAAACGCAGTATCACTGAAGTCCCAATTTTTTCAAGCAAAGGAAATAGGAAAAGGGACCTCTCCACTTGCAGCGAAATTATACCACGATCTTCGGCTACATCATCCCaagaaacaacagaaagTAAGATTAAACTAGAATTGACGCCGCCAGATACTCCACtaactttatcaaaaatcGGTTTCCAGTCAGTTTTAGAAAATAcagatttgaaaagaagtaGAAATTCCATTCTTTCTCAAGGATTTGGTACTGACACAGGCGTATATGGTCAAGATAAAGCTATGGCTTCTTACAGTCGTGATCATCAATTAGTTGAATCAAGTCGCGAGAATATATCTAACAGCTATCCTATAAATCCGTCCACTCTCTCAATAGAATTGTACGTGCCAAAATCCAACGCCAACCTTAATAACAATACTGCAAGTCAGTCGAGcaatatttcaaaaggaaAGAGTACTATCAAACAAGCTGCGATGAAACTATTTAGAATAAGACCAACTACTAAGGGTTATCAGGACAGTGATACGCAGTCAACTCCTTGGACAAGAGTTCTCCATTCTCAATACGGAAAGCATCACAAGTCTTATACTACGAATAATGCTACCAATATTAGTAAAGCTGTTTATTCACAAAGTCAAGGCCAAGTAGCTAATATTAGCGATGCATCAATAAAAATGGTTCATGAAGTTAATTTTGACAGCAATGATATCCAGATGTTACAGGATTTAATCAAGAATATTCCCAGTTTCGAGGCTAGTTTCAACCAGTTTACTATACAAGAACAAGACGCTCTTCTAGGTAATATTTGGGGTTTGTACTGTAATCTTATCCTTTCTATGTTTAAAAATGAACGTATTTGGCAACTACCTGCAAAGATTGAGGATATTAATCGTGTTCtaaaattttatattaaacTAAAACAGAACGGTAAAGTGGGTTGCAGTGGTCCAAAGTTCCTTACTGAAATTTTGGACTGCCTACGAGCTTCACTATACGTTCTGGAAACTCAAGTACTCTACAGTCATTCAGAAGATACTATAATGAACAGCGCTTTAAAACGTCTTTGTGCTATATGGGGTATATTCTATAAACATGCCTTTAGCGATGCGATGACTATACTAGCTCCATTAGAAGTtagttttcaaaataacCCTCGATACTGGCTAGGCGTGGAAACTGGCTCATTGAGTACTGCACAAATACTGTATCAGATGTTCAGGGATGTAATAGTCATACCTTATTATCAAACGTTTCTGAACTATCAAGGCATGagaaaaaatttccaagcATATATAACTGAGGAAGATGAGAAACATGGTGTGTCACAAACAGATAAACTGACTCTACTTCAATGCTTTGGAATACTGGCTTCACTCAATAGTCGTGATatgaatcaaaaaataGTTGACGAGCTATTAATGGGAGTCCGGATGAGTATCTAA
- the ZAP1 gene encoding Zap1p (similar to Ashbya gossypii AEL174W) gives MCAMMSDQLSGQDIQQQGIVHGHIHNYNNLTYIHGHVHNGAKEEGDSSTVPMGSVYTPQKGVDCSKFHDCQHFGFVNYHNLNLFQETNGGGVNGGEGLLDGVQDDSLLGQVRARRGGKVGSCVQCNPKIMEVCCEQPHAGQVLPGDVVLFEEKEMEQMPENNQAVAILNLQKFINCDLTCHSNGVTTSTMEAQDRSLPSPMTTADSLPSSGGSGDHVFERLCQQCMNYEPCEDAGNHQMMTACHEHIFHSETDMKILNDLASISNMYETPLSKHSGESINLLHSSISGFQDFNTIAPTPSVAAATTTVQSQSHPNHHHHRIELHPHTSLAYNNRFNRRERAPGDVSSHLRSNNNAKNVDGSGKSNTNTVNFNWSFKNNCNMLKCLWNECAEEFPTLLELQSHVLKSHISGDTSITDYPCQWKDCEFLSTDTDSLINHINGTHGISFDVKFLSDEIKEPQVQNCRHHCESRCTNAIKEKQGGIFQCTWESCHQTCKSRQELNEHIEAIHVPTGQSSYQCRWDGCTKHFAQRQKLLRHIKVHTGYKPFKCPHCSKTFSTEDILSQHIRTHSGERPFKCQFCDKRFTTSSSLRIHIRTHTGEKPLACNVCGKRFNESSNLSKHMKIHERKYMCKHCKRSFDRLQQYNIHIAKCSTTNEIANMSTCI, from the coding sequence ATGTGTGCTATGATGAGTGATCAGCTTTCGGGACAGGATATCCAGCAGCAAGGTATTGTACATGGACATATACACAATTACAACAATTTGACTTATATCCATGGGCATGTTCACAATGGAGCGAAGGAGGAGGGGGATTCCTCGACGGTGCCGATGGGATCTGTGTATACACCGCAGAAGGGGGTAGATTGTTCCAAGTTTCATGATTGCCAGCATTTTGGGTTTGTGAATTATCATAATTTGAACCTATTTCAGGAAACAAACGGCGGCGGGGTGAATGGTGGTGAAGGGCTGCTGGATGGTGTTCAGGATGATAGTCTGCTAGGCCAGGTTAGGGCCAGGAGAGGTGGCAAGGTTGGTTCTTGTGTGCAGTGCAATCCGAAGATTATGGAGGTATGCTGTGAGCAACCCCATGCGGGCCAGGTGCTACCAGGCGATGTAGttttatttgaagagaaagagaTGGAGCAGATGCCGGAGAATAATCAGGCGGTGGCCATTTTAAATTTGCAAAAGTTTATAAACTGTGATTTGACGTGCCATAGTAATGGTGTTACGACGTCCACAATGGAGGCTCAGGACAGATCGTTACCTAGTCCAATGACGACTGCTGATAGTCTTCCTAGTAGTGGAGGTTCGGGCGATCACGTGTTTGAGCGGTTGTGCCAACAGTGCATGAATTATGAACCATGTGAGGATGCTGGGAATCATCAAATGATGACAGCTTGTCACGAGCATATATTCCACAGTGAGACTGATATGAAGATACTGAATGATTTGGCCAGCATCTCCAACATGTACGAAACGCCGTTGAGCAAGCATTCGGGGGAATCTATAAACCTATTGCACTCCAGTATATCTGGATTTCAAGATTTTAATACCATTGCGCCTACACCGTCTGTGGCAGCGGCTACAACGACGGTGCAGTCTCAATCACATCCGaatcaccaccatcataGAATAGAGCTTCATCCACATACGTCGTTGGCGTATAACAATCGTTTCAACCGTAGGGAACGGGCTCCTGGAGATGTTTCTTCACATCTGCgcagtaataataatgctAAAAATGTTGATGGATCTGGGAAATCTAACACAAACACTGTCAATTTTAATTGgtcattcaaaaacaactgCAACATGCTGAAATGTCTTTGGAATGAGTGTGCGGAAGAGTTTCCAACTTTACTCGAACTACAGTCGCATGTTCTTAAGAGCCACATATCCGGCGATACAAGTATAACAGATTATCCCTGTCAATGGAAAGACTGTGAATTTTTATCCACAGATACTGATTCGTTAATCAACCATATTAATGGGACTCATGGTATTAGTTTTGATGTAAAGTTCCTCTCTGATGAAATAAAGGAACCCCAAGTTCAAAATTGTAGGCATCATTGCGAAAGCCGTTGTACAAATGCCATCAAGGAGAAGCAAGGTGGCATTTTTCAATGTACGTGGGAGTCTTGTCATCAAACATGCAAATCGCGCCAGGAGCTTAATGAACATATAGAGGCAATTCACGTGCCGACTGGTCAGTCCTCGTACCAATGCCGGTGGGATGGCTGCACCAAACATTTTGCTCAGAGACAAAAGCTTCTTCGCCACATTAAAGTCCACACGGGCTATAAGCCATTCAAGTGCCCCCACTGTTCGAAAACATTCAGCACAGAAGACATTCTATCGCAACATATTAGAACACACTCCGGAGAGCGCCCATTCAAATGCCAATTCTGTGATAAGAGGTTTACCACATCTAGCTCCTTGCGCATTCATATAAGAACTCACACGGGCGAAAAGCCTCTTGCTTGTAACGTCTGTGGTAAACGATTCAACGAATCCAGTAACCTAAGCAAACACATGAAAATCCACGAGCGAAAATATATGTGCAAGCATTGCAAGAGAAGCTTTGACAGACTCCAACAGTATAACATACACATCGCCAAGTGCTCCACCACCAACGAAATCGCCAATATGTCTACCTGTATAtga
- a CDS encoding uncharacterized protein (similar to Ashbya gossypii AEL176C): MPASQKRGPWTSEEDNLLLKLIDQHGAFNWVKISALLKSRSPKQCRERYHQNLKPSLNKTPISEQEGELIQELVSKIGKKWAEISRVLNNGRSDNAIKNWWNGGANKRKRAAKSMAARQVLQNFHQQSLRNYVQTHDQSVYVPVATAAGSAAGPVTTGSAVPVAPPPLSHQQQQQTLPPLNALTPNVSRRNSVDVVPQPLSFIDPKRQQQFLLYSPDELPQLSRFSGGGVADSPSDTHSSASFIPHLPSLVPQHAAGVVTVSTSAANTSNNNTPITTVAHPVSPRQEYYAATTAECHLPLSSHPESTILRSQSTNSSTPTGSREILYDTHDRNALCKLDFLLNKDDSSKNTHFKLTAATTTNAVGK, translated from the coding sequence ATGCCTGCCAGTCAGAAAAGAGGTCCGTGGACCAGCGAGGAGGATAATCTGTTGCTGAAGTTGATCGACCAGCACGGCGCGTTCAACTGGGTCAAGATTAGCGCGTTGCTGAAATCTCGTTCGCCCAAGCAGTGCCGTGAGCGGTACCACCAGAACCTCAAGCCTTCGTTGAACAAGACGCCCATATCCGAGCAGGAGGGTGAGCTGATCCAGGAGCTGGTGTCTAAGATAGGCAAGAAATGGGCTGAGATTTCGAGAGTCTTGAACAATGGCCGCTCGGACAATGCCATTAAGAATTGGTGGAACGGCGGGGCTAACAAGAGAAAGAGGGCTGCAAAGTCCATGGCTGCGAGACAGGTCTTGCAGAATTTCCATCAACAGTCGCTGCGGAACTATGTGCAGACGCATGATCAGTCTGTGTATGTGCCTGTCGCTACCGCCGCGGGTTCCGCGGCCGGCCCCGTAACGACGGGATCTGCTGTGCCCGTCGCACCTCCGCCGCTGTCGcaccaacagcagcagcagactCTGCCTCCCTTGAATGCACTGACCCCAAACGTGAGCCGCAGAAACTCTGTAGATGTTGTGCCCCAGCCGTTGAGCTTCATCGACCCAAAAAGGCAACAACAGTTTCTATTATATTCTCCTGATGAGTTGCCTCAGCTTTCGAGGTTCTCTGGTGGCGGCGTGGCCGATTCCCCTTCTGACACCCACTCCAGCGCTAGTTTCATCCCTCATCTTCCATCTTTGGTGCCTCAGCATGCTGCTGGCGTAGTCACGGTGAGTACCTCTGCAGCCAATACcagtaacaacaacaccCCAATAACTACTGTTGCTCATCCCGTATCCCCTAGACAGGAATACTATGCAGCTACTACTGCCGAATGTCATTTGCCCCTATCTAGCCACCCGGAGTCAACCATTCTTCGCTCCCAGTCTACAAATTCCAGTACTCCGACTGGCTCCAGGGAGATTCTCTATGACACCCATGATAGGAACGCTTTATGCAAATTGGACTTCCTGCTAAACAAGGATGACAGTTCCAAGAACACACACTTCAAACTTACTGCGGCCACAACTACAAATGCTGTAGGCAAGTAG
- a CDS encoding uncharacterized protein (no homolog in Ashbya gossypii) codes for MESERREGHRGSTTFMTRARTRTIRKLSKRNFISGFNESIGKKTAQISEEGKKEKSKITVCGIEGKDGALRRVLWGIMVGTDKRAIECNLLRRLGGSLRRRQASCRWCAQHSCAVLRALVVQAN; via the coding sequence ATGGAATCAGAGAGGCGCGAGGGCCATCGGGGCTCGACCACGTTTATGACTCGTGCCCGCACGCGAACTATTCGTAAGCTTTCCAAAAGGAACTTTATTAGCGGTTTCAATGAGTcaattggaaaaaaaacagCGCAAATTTCAGAAGAAGggaagaaagaaaaaagtaaGATTACGGTATGCGGAATAGAAGGAAAAGACGGCGCTCTGCGGAGGGTACTGTGGGGCATAATGGTAGGTACCGATAAACGCGCAATAGAATGTAACCTTCTCAGAAGGTTGGGTGGGAGTCTGCGCAGGAGGCAGGCAAGCTGCCGGTGGTGCGCGCAGCACAGCTGCGCTGTGCTGCGCGCATTGGTCGTGCAGGCAAATTAA
- the IKS1 gene encoding protein kinase IKS1 (similar to Ashbya gossypii AEL173W), whose translation MSLVLYNRNIQNDTSIILHDPSTRSLVLFHEATGSISLTSNLPVRQKRLQLPAIGSHYGSDPNRCPNCGNIINPPSYFIHENYFQLLQDIPRTSSNGSDGPLEGEGCIPYNLFTQGYYNNFFHELEMLGNGARGSVFKVEHTLLDHSLGLYALKKIPIGNDVTWLNKCIQEVKFMTSITQDCLHLVKYNHVWLEKTKSFGLVTTRNGTNKQDNSVCSDVPFMFILEQFCLGGNLEGVVNEQVFHKLTGKETPEDRKRLFKMKKKGAPLQQLGLTTFQILSIASDLAHGLQELHSLDIIHRDLKPSNCLLLDVYKTGVKDNFPKVLIGDFGESQLRGQLRTATGATGTLEFTAPELLIFEDELRIKVLDTSAPQFTFESDMYSLGMILYYVVFGELPFKSGLEMRKLKSQIKQYTCSTKDLHKRHQELNLLPIDIGIFDLISHLMSPVSSNRPSATETISTVQRLAASQEAKTMAPTLKQDGDRGLIGRAIFISTHLALSIVYYQWRSSSSWNFINLVLLGFSFNCQDFLRPYIITLAILLFLL comes from the coding sequence ATGTCATTAGTTCTTTACAATAGAAACATTCAGAACGACACGTCTATTATACTTCACGATCCCAGTACCAGGTCGCTGGTGTTGTTTCATGAGGCTACAGGAAGTATAAGTTTAACTTCAAATCTACCGGTACGTCAAAAAAGACTCCAGTTACCAGCAATTGGTTCTCACTATGGCTCAGATCCTAATCGTTGTCCTAATTGTGGGAATATTATAAATCCACCTTCATATTTTATTCATGAGAattattttcaacttcttcaagatATTCCCAGGACGTCTTCTAATGGTTCCGATGGGCCGTTAGAAGGGGAAGGCTGCATACCTTATAATCTTTTCACCCAGGGATATTACAATAATTTCTTCCATGAGTTAGAAATGTTGGGAAATGGTGCTCGTGGATctgtttttaaagttgaaCATACGCTACTTGACCATAGCCTTGGACTTTATgctttgaaaaagataCCGATTGGTAATGATGTAACATGGTTGAACAAATGCATTCAGGAGGTCAAGTTTATGACTTCCATCACTCAAGATTGTCTTCATTTAGTGAAATACAACCATGTGTGGTTGGAGAAGACAAAATCTTTTGGTCTTGTCACAACAAGGAATGGGACTAATAAACAGGATAATAGTGTCTGTAGCGATGTACCTTTTATGTTTATCTTAGAGCAGTTTTGCCTGGGCGGTAATTTAGAAGGCGTTGTTAATGAACAGGTATTCCATAAACTAACAGGGAAGGAGACACCAGAGGACAGGAAACGTTTATTtaagatgaagaagaaaggtGCGCCGCTGCAGCAATTAGGGCTAACGACGTTCCAAATACTTTCGATAGCATCGGACTTGGCACATGGGTTGCAGGAACTACATTCACTTGATATCATTCATAGGGATTTAAAACCGTCCAACTGTCTATTACTAGACGTCTATAAGACAGGCGTGAAGGataattttccaaaagttTTAATTGGTGACTTCGGAGAAAGTCAGCTCCGTGGTCAATTGAGAACTGCAACTGGAGCAACTGGGACACTTGAATTTACCGCTCCAGAGTTATTGATCTTTGAGGATGAATTGCGTATTAAGGTTTTGGATACAAGTGCACCTCAATTTACCTTTGAGTCAGATATGTATTCATTGGGtatgatattatattatGTTGTATTTGGCGAATTACCCTTCAAGAGTGGTCTCGAAATGCGCAAGTTAAAAAGCCAGATCAAGCAGTACACGTGCAGTACCAAGGATTTACATAAACGTCATCAGGAACTTAATCTGCTTCCTATTGATATCGGTATCTTTGATTTGATCAGTCACTTAATGTCACCTGTATCTTCTAACCGGCCATCCGCGACAGAAACCATATCTACGGTGCAACGTCTTGCTGCTTCTCAAGAAGCGAAGACTATGGCTCCAACTCTAAAGCAGGATGGAGACAGGGGATTGATTGGTAGAGcaatatttatatcaacCCACTTAGCGCTCAGTATTGTCTATTATCAGTGGCgctcttcatcttcctggaatttcattaatttgGTCCTTCTGGGGTTTTCGTTTAATTGCCAAGATTTTCTCAGACCTTATATTATAACTCTCGCTATACTTCTTTTCCTCCTATAA